CCGTCTCCATCTTTACGGCAAGGAGCATCCCAGACCTGGGCGCAAGATGGGACATTTCCTCTACTTCGGGGACCAGCATCAGGATGCCCTCTATCAATCTCACGAGCTGTTACGAAAGCTTTGCCTGGATCGGCCCTCCCCTCAACCGGCTACCAAAGATGTTCAGGAGACTAACTCACAAATCTTTCAAAGTCAGACAGAGTGAGAGAGAAAAAATTATCTACTTGTCTCCATCCCTCCAACTTCAACACCCATGAAAAACATAGAATGTTCCTTCAATATCGAACCCACTCCGAGCCACCCCCTTTTCCCTGGAACCTCTGTCGGCAGGCCTTTTCCCTACAATTCCTGATCTCGGCCATACCTCCTCACCACTCGCGAGAGCATTCCAAAGAGTCCAGTGAAAGTCTTTTGGATTCGCTTTTTCAACTAACTATTTTATCTATCCCCGCACATGAGAACGTTTCCGATCACGCTCTACCCCTTTCTCTCCATGAGATTCGATCCTCCATGTTATCAAAGAATTTAAAATAAGATTCACCACTCTTGTCATCGAAAAAACCTTTCTCGTCCCCATGGCCACCCCTCTCTTGTCTAAGGATTGCTCCATTTCCTTGACCTCCCTCGGACTTCAGGGTGTAGACTAAAGAGAACAGTTCTCCTTCCCTATGAACACAAGGAGGAATTCCAGGATCTCACATGATAGGACTACCTTTAGCCACACTGAAGTCAAAATTCTTGAATATGGCTTACGATGGATCCACAAGGCTGGCGACTCATTGACCGACAAACTCGCTTATCTTCTGTCTGACCCCAGTGTGAGCATCAACACTTTTTTACAAGCAGTCGGATGCAGATCCTTCAAAAGCAACATGATTCCTTACTTAACATCCGTCATTGCGGATATTGGTGCTCATGGTCGAATAGTACATTCATTCAAAGATCATTGGCCGGACCTTTCCTACGTCCTCCCCCCTCCCCTGGAACCTTGGGAATCCGCCAGAATTATTGAGACGTTTCTCGAAGTATTTTCTGAGCTAGCAGAGGATGCGTGGAGTCCGATTCTGGAACAGACCTGGCGAACGGCTCTATTGGCTATGCTCAGAACCCGCTCAATAACCAACCATATTTGGCCCTGCTCAAAAAACTATACAGCCAGTCTGGTTTTCTCCTGAATGCCACACATACACAGAAAAAAGGAACGCTCGTCGTTTTGAACATGGTAATAAGAACAATCCAAGCTTCCAGATGCAGACGTCAATCGTGATACCCAAGGCATAGTTATGACCGATTTACTGGCAGCGCGATCCCTGATGGCTATGTCCCTAGGGTTTCACATTATCTTTGCCGTCGTGGGTATGGCCATGCCTCTTCTTATGGTGTTGGCAGAATGGCGCTGGCTAAAAACGGGCAAGGAGGTGTACCTGGACATTGCGAAGCGTTGGGCAAAAGGTACGGCCATTTTCTTTGCTATTGGGGCCGTCACCGGCACCGTCTTGTCCTTTCAGCTCGGTCTTCTCTGGCCCGGGTTCATGAAATGGGCCGGGCCCATTATCGGACCGGCATTCGCGATAGAGGGGTTTGCTTTCTTTACGGAAGCGATTTTTCTGGGGATCTACCTGTATGGCTGGAGAAAAATTAGTACCCATGCTCATCTCACAGCAGGAATAATCGTGGCAATCAGTGGAATCACTTCCGGGGTAGTGGTCGTCATAGCCAATGGTTGGATGAATACCCCGCGAGGATTCATGATGATTCACGGCAACCCATCCAATATTAACCCGTTTGCCGCGTTATTGAACCCCTCGGGTTTGCTCCAAGCCCCTCACATGATCCTGGCCGCCTTTGCCGCCACCGGTTTTGCGGTAGCCGGCATTCATGCTTTCCTGCTTTTCCGCCAACCCGGCAATCCCTTTCACCAAGCAGCCTTAACGATCGCCTTTCTGGTCGGGGGCATTAGCGCCATTCTTCAACCGATCAGCGGAGATTTTTTGGCCAAGCAGGTCGCGGCATATCAACCATTAAAACTGGCGGTATTTGAGGCTCAGGTCGAGACTCAACAAGGCGCACCTTTTCGAATCGGCGGCCTTTGGAATTCGGAGAAAGAAGCATTTGATTATACAATTGAAATCCCATACGCCTTGAGCTTGATGTTAACCATGGACCCTCACGGGCAGGTGATCGGTCTCAAAGAGTTTGCCAAAGAATACTGGCCCCCGATTAGTGTCACCCGTACGGCATTTCAAATCATGGTTTTCATTGGCTTGCTTATGATGTGCCTGGCCTTATGGGGCTTGTGGCTTGCAATCACAAAACAGACTCTCTTTCAGTCTCGGGCGTTCCTTCGTTCGCTGGCTTACGGAATTCCATTAGGCTTTGTAGCCATCGAAACAGGATGGGTGTCCACCGAGGTGGGCAGACAACCCTGGGTCATCGTGGGATATCTCAAAACTGCCGATGCCCTTACGCCGATGCCCGGATTGGTCTTCCCGTTGATGGTTTTTGCGGGTCTGTATGTCTTTTTGACCTGCATTGTCATCTGGCTCATGTGGCGGCATGTCTTAGCCACACCCAGTCAATTTGAAATACATTCTCCAACCGAAAAACAGGAGCTGGCCTAATGGGCCTCGAAACGATACTCGGCATGGCGTTACTCCTCTCACTCACTTGCTACGCCTTGTTAGGTGGCGCGGATTTCGGCGCCGGCGTGTGGCATCTACTCGCCAAAGGCTCTTCACGAAAGGCTCAACACCGGTTGATTGGCGAGGCCATCGGACCCATTTGGGAGGCTAACCATGTCTGGCTAATTTTGATCGTGACGATTTTATTCACGGCCTTTCCCGCAGCCTATGTGCAAATGGCCACTACCCTGCACATTCCACTGACACTATTGGTCATCGGCATCGTCCTACGAGGAGCGGCGTTTGCCTTCCGTCACTATGACATCGAAGACGACGACATTCATCTCCGTTGGGACCAACTATTTGCCGTTTCAAGCCTTATGAGTCCCCTCCTGTTGGGAGTGATCATAGGCGCAATCACCGCTGGGGCGTTCCCGGCAAACCCCGACACCTTTTTCGAAGGCTATATCTCAGCCTGGGTTCAGCCATTCGCGTTAAGTATGGGGCTGCTCACGTTGTTGCTGTTCGCATACTTGGCAGCAGCCTATCTTCTTCTAGAAACCTCAAACCCTGACTTACGGGAAATATTTCGTAAACGGGCGATTGTGGCCGCCCTGCTGACCGGTCTGCTGGAAGAAGGCGTGTTATTCCTGGGACAATCTGGAGCACCACGACTCTGGGGAGAACTGACAACCAGCCAATGGGGCAGGATGATTCAACTTGGTGTGGGCGGGTTGATGATTGTCGCTGTGACCTTGTTCATCGCACGGCGCTACTGGTGGGCTCGAACATGCGTCATCCTTCAAGTGACCCTTACCATCTGGGCCTGGGGTCTGGCTCAATTTCCGTATTTAATTCCCCCCTATCTAACGATCTTTAATGCCTCCGCACCAGCAATCACACTTCAAGTTATCGCCTGGGCACTATTCCTGGGAACCATTCTTCTCTTCCCTTGCCTTTTTTATCTCTACCACGTCTTTAAAAGACCGGCATTATTCCGGGACCAGAACTGAAAACCTAGACTCAGGTTGCAGGTTGATATGTTGTCCTCGGCCCTGAGGAATACCCCGCGGCAACCTTTCAACAGAACTCGGGCCTGGCAGACCATGCGATTGCTTGCAGACAAGTTCGTCGCGTATCAGCCTTCTCTGTAAAGAGATGAATTCCATCCACCCTTCCTTCTAGCCTCGGGCGATGATTGCTTCGTCGTGACTTGAAGTTTGCAGGCACAGGCCCGTTCTACATATCCCTTGTCCCAGAGTACCCTCAAAGAATTTCCTCCTTAGACTTTCATGAAAGGGGCAGGCGTTCCTAAAGATATCCATCATTCAAATTTTGGATGATATAGAGAAAATTTATGTATTTGCTTATACCTCAAATTTAATTATTTAATGAGACATGAGAAGCAATCATCCTATAACCCATCAGCCAACAGGATGGAATCCCATCCCTTTAACTAGGAGGATACAGCCATGAACACCCCTTACACTCCATTAAAATTTTTCAGCATTACCCTTAGTTTGGCCATCGCAGGGTTATTGGCCCTTCCCCTCTCAGAATCCGGCTGGATGATGGCTGCGAAAAACCACAGGGGTCCAGTGGAAGAGGAAATCGACTGGACCTTGTCCAGCAGGGAGAACACAGCCGAGAACGAGGTCGATTGGACATTAGCCAAGACCGAGTCCGAAGAAGACGAAACCGATTGGACTTTGGCCTAAAGTGGTTGAACAATGATCAGTGGAGGGCGGGCTTAACGAGTCCGCCTTCCCACTCAATCTGTCCTCCCAATAATGGCCCTGTGAACAATGTCCCACATACCATCCACTGCCAACCCACACCACGAGAGGAGAAAAACCCATGAATGCTGAACAGTTCCCTACACCGACCTTGAGAGGACAAAACAGGAGTCAAGCACTCTTCCGTCTGGTCTCTTGCACGTTCATGTTCATGCTCGTATTCGGTTGTACGCACTCACCTCCAGAAAAGTTACGCACTCATTTTACGACGGTCCCGGATGCTGAAACGGTTTTTCGCACCGCATTCTTTCCTAATGACGCAGGGCGCATTCCCTTGGTGATGGCCATCGTGCTGGACCAAGACTCCCATAATTCGCCGCTACCCCTCACCGAAGACAATTGGCTTCAATTTGCCTCGAAGATCAAAGAACCACTCCAGGATCAGCTTCCTGTGGCTGTTGACAGGGCTATTCAAGTCGAAAAGATACCAAGCAGGGATGACCTAGGCCTAGTTCACAACGGACACACGAACTCTCATCTAGAAGGAATCCTACTCGTTATTCCTTCGAGTGTTGAAGTTCGCGGCCCCGCCCGCCTGGACATCATGCCGGAAGTCGGTGCTCTCAACGGGTCCTTGATCGAAAATCATGCCCTAGTGGAAATCGGCATCTTGAACCCGGCATTGGATAAGCTGGTGATCGCCGGGAAAGGTTCATCCTTTGCCACACTGGAACAACTCGATGTCCCATTGGCCTCCAATAGATATCCCAGAGTCAGAGGGTCGGCAATGACGTCTCCCATTTTTCCAGGTGAGGAAAAGGCACTGGAGACCCTAAGACATGTCGCCCTGCATGAGGCATTGGCAAAGGCCATTCTCGATTTTTCAGAAAACTGGCCCAAACAACCGCTTGGCAATCCCCTTCAACCGGTACGTCAAGCACCAACACCATCGTAAACACATCAACTGAACCATGGTGTCCCAGATGCATCTGACCGGCCATCATCGAGGACACGTCCAGGAAAGGGGAAGGTCGACACCGAATACATCACAAAGCCTCCTTCCCCTTTCCTTAGACATCAAATGGGTTTTCTGACTCAGAAAGGAGCGGAACATGCGAAAATTCTGGTTTGTGATAATAGGTGCCCTCTGCCTGTTTGGCTTCACCACGTTATTAGGGTTTTCAGAACACCCGCGTGTTTCTTTAGATGCCCAGGGTAACACACTCACAACGTCGGAGACGCTTCCCATTCAGCCCTGGACCAGCAAAGACCTCATGGAAATGGCTGCCATTTACGATCAACAAGCGGATGAACTTCAGGCGGAAGCCGTGAGAATCGAGCAAGAAGCCACCACCCTTGCATTGAGGCCCTATATGGATCCTAAGGGGTTTCGTCGAAACAGCCTGATGCTCGTAGCAACCGCACGATGGAAAGCGGCCAAGGAAATGAGGGAACTGGCTGTCATGCACCGGGCGGAGGGAGAACGCCTGCTCGCCTTGGAGAAACAAGAAGGGGGTTAAAAAAGAGTGCCCGTTGCTCATCGGATGGTTGCCGATGCAACTTCCCGAACGGACCCCTGGTGCGAGTATAAAATACCCACAAACCCTAACCGCCGCAACGGTGTGGGTCATTTTGAATGAAAAATTTTTGTCTGGGCAGAATCCACGATAGCCAAGACCCCGGGGTGCTTTAGGCGACGCTCAATGGAAATAGCATAAAACTGCTCATGGATGTCGGGCATATTTCCAAGCCGCGAGACCATGTATTGCCGCTGAATCTCCTTGGCAACGACAGATGAACCAGGAAAAATGCCTTTTCCAGCCTGTCCAAAGGCCTTCATCGTGGCACCGTCTTCA
This genomic window from Nitrospiraceae bacterium contains:
- a CDS encoding cytochrome ubiquinol oxidase subunit I, with protein sequence MTDLLAARSLMAMSLGFHIIFAVVGMAMPLLMVLAEWRWLKTGKEVYLDIAKRWAKGTAIFFAIGAVTGTVLSFQLGLLWPGFMKWAGPIIGPAFAIEGFAFFTEAIFLGIYLYGWRKISTHAHLTAGIIVAISGITSGVVVVIANGWMNTPRGFMMIHGNPSNINPFAALLNPSGLLQAPHMILAAFAATGFAVAGIHAFLLFRQPGNPFHQAALTIAFLVGGISAILQPISGDFLAKQVAAYQPLKLAVFEAQVETQQGAPFRIGGLWNSEKEAFDYTIEIPYALSLMLTMDPHGQVIGLKEFAKEYWPPISVTRTAFQIMVFIGLLMMCLALWGLWLAITKQTLFQSRAFLRSLAYGIPLGFVAIETGWVSTEVGRQPWVIVGYLKTADALTPMPGLVFPLMVFAGLYVFLTCIVIWLMWRHVLATPSQFEIHSPTEKQELA
- a CDS encoding cytochrome d ubiquinol oxidase subunit II, with the protein product MGLETILGMALLLSLTCYALLGGADFGAGVWHLLAKGSSRKAQHRLIGEAIGPIWEANHVWLILIVTILFTAFPAAYVQMATTLHIPLTLLVIGIVLRGAAFAFRHYDIEDDDIHLRWDQLFAVSSLMSPLLLGVIIGAITAGAFPANPDTFFEGYISAWVQPFALSMGLLTLLLFAYLAAAYLLLETSNPDLREIFRKRAIVAALLTGLLEEGVLFLGQSGAPRLWGELTTSQWGRMIQLGVGGLMIVAVTLFIARRYWWARTCVILQVTLTIWAWGLAQFPYLIPPYLTIFNASAPAITLQVIAWALFLGTILLFPCLFYLYHVFKRPALFRDQN
- a CDS encoding LysR family transcriptional regulator, with product NGSPFLLPTANSMLRRRMDEWFSRHGILPKVVGEFEDGATMKAFGQAGKGIFPGSSVVAKEIQRQYMVSRLGNMPDIHEQFYAISIERRLKHPGVLAIVDSAQTKIFHSK